The window GAGAGTAGAGCCTCGGCATGACCACCATCCGCGCAGTGTTCAGGATCACTCTCCCGCGTCGTTCGCGCACGCATGACCGTGGCACGATTCGCCTGGGTTTCGAGCCGGGTCCGATGGGGAGGGAGCAGGCGTGCCCAAGGTGTCCTCCGTGGTCGTCCCCTACGCCGCGTACCTGCGCGTGTACGAGCCTCTGGGCGCCTTCCCGGAGCCGGAACGCGGCCACTGGGAGCGCTACGCCCGCCGCGCCGACCGCCCCTCCTACCAGGACGAACTGCGGCGCTCACTCGCGGACTTGCTGCCCACCCCGCCGATCGCGGTGCCGGTGCACGAGAGCGGGGACGCCTTCGTGGCGGAGGTCGACGGGGTGACCTGCGTGTGTCCCTGGCGGACCCGGCTGCGCGGCTGGCTGGCCCTGGACGAGCTCGGCGAGGAGCTGCCGCCGCCGGTGCTGGACGCGGTGCTGCCGCCCGTGGTGCGCCGGCAGGCCGCCCAGGACTACGAGCGCTGGCTCGCCCGCAACCCCGACGCCCGCCCGTGGATCCGCACGGCGACCTGGCAGATCCCGCTGAACTGGTTCGTCCTGGTCGGGGACGAGGAGCGGCGGTACGACAAGGGGACCGCCGAGGCGCCCCCGATGCTGCGCTACCGCACGCCCATGGTGCAGGCCCGCCGCCGGGTGGCGCGGGCCCTGCGCACGCTGAAGGAGACCGTCGAGGAAGGCCCGCTGATCGACGGGCTGCTGGACGTCGGCCGCTGGCTGGAGGAGTTCCACCCGCGCTCGCTGGTGGAGCTGGACTACGGCGGTCTGGTGCACGTGCTGCCGGCCGGCGAGCTGGAGGACGACCACTCGGCGGCGGACGTGGCCGACGGCATCGAGGCGCTGCGGCGGGGCGACGGGGTGGCGGCCGGAGCGGCCTACGGGCGGCTCGTGGAGCGTTGGCGGACGGCACGGGACCGGCGTTCCGCGAACTGAGTGACGTACGTCACGGCTCGAACGCCGTCGAACGACGTACGGTCTACGACACATGACCATCTGACGGGATGTTGGTCCCGATCTGGACTTTTGTCCCAAGGGTGATGGACGGCACTTACGCGGCCCTTGCGCCTCTTGCCGCCCCTCATGCCAAAATAGGACAAGGAGTCCGGGGAGGGCTCCGTCCGTCCAACTATGCTCCATCATGGGCGGATTCTCAGCATTGCACGCTTTGGGGGGTCTGGTGACTCCTGATCGTCCTGTGACTGATCGTCACAGTGGCGTGACTGTCCGCTATGGCATGGTCCATCGGCTTCCGTCGCTGATGAACACCTGGGAGGGCAATTCCATCGGTTTGGCCGACGCGGCTGGACAGATGGTGTAGTTGTAGTGCCGAGGACAAGCCGTTCGTCCTATAACCGACTCGACTCGCGTCCGCCATTTCGGGCAACGCGGGTCAAGGTGCAGAATTTAGAGGAAAGAACCGAGAAGGTTCGGTTCTCCCGAGGAGGCCGCTCATGACCGCTCGCACCCCTGATGCCGAGCCGCTGCTGACCCCGGCTGAGGTCGCCACCATGTTCCGTGTCGACCCCAAGACGGTCACGCGGTGGGCGAAGGCCGGCAAGCTCACTTCGATCCGTACGCTCGGCGGGCACCGCCGCTATCGCGAGGCCGAGGTCCGCGCACTGCTCGCGGGCATCCCGCAGCAGCGCAGCGAGGCCTGAACAACTGAATAACCGGGCAAAACGGCTGGTCCCCCAACTGGTCGCGGCGCCCGAACCCTAGCTACAAGCGACGCGGGACCTGCCCCAACAGGGCCCACGCCCAAGCCGAAGAGAACGTTGTAGGCAGCCACACAGGGTGCGTCGTAGATCGCGCTGGACTCCGCCGGGTCCAGCGCGATCTTTTTTGTGCGCTGGTCGCGGGCTGTGCGGGCACTCCGTGAGCGGCCTTGTCGGAGTCTGGGGAGGGGTGTCGGAAGCGCTGTGCGCGACCCTTGGGAGCGGTGCAATTG of the Streptomyces sp. 1222.5 genome contains:
- the bldC gene encoding developmental transcriptional regulator BldC: MTARTPDAEPLLTPAEVATMFRVDPKTVTRWAKAGKLTSIRTLGGHRRYREAEVRALLAGIPQQRSEA